One Nocardioides aromaticivorans genomic window carries:
- a CDS encoding RNB domain-containing ribonuclease yields the protein MPNNLVVRVNASSPALQEGLRAIATELELPGEFPAEVTAAAEQAAAGVVLPELDRTDLPFITIDPEGSMDLDQAVHIVSAGSGFVVHYAIADVAAFVEPGDPVDLEAHRRGETLYGAGSRIPLHPPALSEGAASLLPDQVRPALLWTIELDEAGTTTKVHVERARVRSTARWSYVDAQKALDDGSAGEVLQLLREVGRLREKQEIDRGGISLPLPEQEVDEVDGGFELVFRQQLPVEQWNAQISLLTGIGAASLMVGAKVGILRTLPPADPRDVSRLRRVAKGLRVDWPSDMDYPEFIRSLDPSRSQHQAMVVACTRLLRGSGYAAFDGELPEQTRHSAIAAEYAHVTAPLRRLGDRYAGEVCLAICAGTPVPDWVRQALPGLPKELQDSARRAGAYERAVLDLIEAAVLADRVGEEFDGVVTSVREDEPRQGVVVLAEVGVEAPVSSERPLPLGEDVKARLETADVAARKVAFTLA from the coding sequence ATGCCGAACAACCTCGTGGTCCGGGTCAACGCGAGCTCACCGGCGCTGCAGGAGGGCCTGCGGGCGATCGCGACGGAGCTCGAGCTCCCCGGCGAGTTCCCCGCGGAGGTGACCGCCGCGGCGGAGCAGGCGGCCGCGGGCGTCGTACTCCCGGAGCTGGACCGGACCGACCTGCCGTTCATCACCATCGACCCCGAGGGATCGATGGACCTCGACCAGGCCGTGCACATCGTGAGCGCAGGCAGCGGCTTCGTCGTCCACTACGCCATCGCCGACGTGGCCGCGTTCGTGGAGCCCGGCGACCCCGTCGACCTCGAGGCGCACCGCCGCGGCGAGACGCTGTACGGCGCCGGCAGCCGGATCCCGCTGCACCCGCCGGCGCTGTCCGAGGGCGCCGCCTCGCTGCTGCCCGACCAGGTCCGCCCGGCGCTGCTGTGGACGATCGAGCTCGACGAGGCCGGCACGACCACGAAGGTCCACGTCGAGCGGGCGCGGGTCCGCTCGACCGCCCGCTGGTCCTACGTCGACGCGCAGAAGGCGCTCGACGACGGCTCGGCCGGCGAGGTGCTGCAGCTGCTCCGGGAGGTGGGGCGACTACGTGAGAAGCAGGAGATCGACCGCGGCGGCATCTCGCTCCCGCTGCCGGAGCAGGAGGTCGACGAGGTCGACGGTGGGTTCGAGCTGGTCTTCCGCCAGCAGCTGCCGGTCGAGCAGTGGAACGCCCAGATCTCGCTCCTGACGGGCATCGGCGCCGCCTCGCTGATGGTCGGCGCGAAGGTCGGCATCCTGCGCACGCTGCCACCCGCCGACCCGCGCGACGTCTCACGGCTGCGCCGCGTGGCCAAGGGCCTCCGCGTCGACTGGCCCTCCGACATGGACTATCCCGAGTTCATCCGCTCGCTCGACCCGTCGAGGTCCCAGCACCAGGCGATGGTCGTCGCCTGCACCCGCCTGCTCCGCGGCAGCGGGTACGCCGCCTTCGACGGCGAGCTGCCCGAGCAGACCCGGCACTCGGCGATCGCCGCCGAGTACGCCCACGTCACCGCGCCGCTGCGCCGTCTCGGCGACCGCTACGCCGGCGAGGTGTGCCTCGCGATCTGCGCCGGGACGCCCGTCCCCGACTGGGTGCGGCAGGCGCTCCCGGGCCTGCCGAAGGAGCTGCAGGACTCCGCCCGCAGGGCGGGCGCCTACGAGCGGGCCGTCCTCGACCTGATCGAGGCGGCGGTGCTGGCCGACCGCGTCGGCGAGGAGTTCGACGGTGTCGTGACGAGCGTCCGCGAGGACGAGCCGCGACAGGGCGTGGTGGTGCTGGCCGAGGTCGGTGTCGAGGCGCCGGTCTCCTCCGAGCGCCCGCTCCCGCTCGGCGAGGACGTCAAGGCCCGCCTGGAGACCGCCGACGTGGCGGCCCGCAAGGTCGCGTTCACGCTCGCATGA
- the yaaA gene encoding peroxide stress protein YaaA: MLILLPPSEGKSTPSRGKPLDLAALSSPELTPAREQVLEALVALCADDPVRAAEVLGLSPGQADLVLRNAGLREAPTARADRIYTGVLYDALDVESLSAAAKRRATSRLGVASSLFGLVRMGDRLPSYRLSGDATLPDLGPVAGVWREALPDVMTAAIGRGLFVDLRSGMYANFWRPGPELAKRTATVRVLHEHNGTRKVVSHFNKATKGRIVRALLEDGADPRTPAALAATLERLGWTVEIGAPGKAGTQLDVVVSEL, translated from the coding sequence GTGCTGATCCTGCTGCCGCCGAGTGAGGGCAAGTCCACCCCGTCCCGGGGCAAGCCCCTCGACCTCGCGGCGCTCTCGTCACCGGAGCTGACCCCCGCCCGGGAGCAGGTGCTCGAGGCCCTGGTCGCCCTGTGCGCCGATGACCCGGTCAGGGCCGCCGAGGTGCTGGGCCTCTCCCCCGGCCAGGCCGACCTCGTGCTGCGCAACGCAGGGCTCCGGGAGGCACCCACCGCACGGGCCGACCGGATCTACACCGGCGTCCTCTACGACGCCCTCGACGTCGAGTCGCTCTCCGCGGCGGCGAAGCGCCGTGCGACCTCCCGGCTCGGGGTGGCCTCGAGCCTGTTCGGGCTGGTCCGGATGGGCGACCGCCTGCCGTCGTACCGGCTCTCGGGCGATGCCACCCTCCCCGACCTCGGCCCCGTCGCCGGCGTCTGGCGTGAGGCGCTGCCCGACGTGATGACGGCCGCGATCGGGCGCGGTCTCTTCGTGGACCTGCGCTCGGGGATGTACGCCAACTTCTGGCGCCCGGGCCCGGAGCTCGCGAAGCGCACCGCGACCGTGCGCGTCCTCCACGAGCACAACGGCACCCGCAAGGTGGTCAGCCACTTCAACAAGGCGACCAAGGGACGCATCGTCCGCGCACTGCTCGAGGACGGCGCCGACCCGCGCACGCCCGCCGCGCTGGCGGCGACGCTGGAGCGGCTGGGGTGGACCGTGGAGATCGGGGCGCCGGGGAAGGCCGGGACCCAGCTCGACGTGGTGGTCAGCGAGCTGTAG
- a CDS encoding bifunctional RNase H/acid phosphatase has translation MVTPARVVVEADGGSRGNPGPAAYGAVLRDAATGEVIAEDARTIGVATNNVAEYSGLVAGLALAVEHAPGASVEVRMDSKLVVEQMSGRWRIKHADMKVLAAQAAEIAPAGTTYTWVPRAENSHADRLANEALDGVRDGVTLASGPVPGDGVPDEPESAAEEASSPSSRPGEPTTIVLVRHGVTPHTTGRRFSGGLGGDNPALSEEGRAQAAEVAAWLTELKESIDVVVASPVRRTRETADIVAAALGLPVEEEPGFAEMEFGEWDGLTFTEVAERDKERMEAWFADMATPPPGGESFVQVRERVLAGLERVLEAHEGRTVVVVSHVTPIKTLVAHAMEAPLDALFRMELAPAAVSVIAFWPDPRTGEKRGSLRFFNALAPGRRTLRDTGRW, from the coding sequence ATGGTGACGCCCGCCCGGGTCGTCGTCGAGGCCGACGGCGGCTCTCGCGGCAACCCCGGGCCGGCGGCGTACGGCGCCGTGCTGCGCGACGCCGCCACCGGCGAGGTGATCGCCGAGGACGCCCGCACGATCGGCGTCGCTACCAACAACGTCGCCGAGTACTCCGGCCTCGTCGCCGGGCTCGCCCTCGCGGTCGAGCACGCGCCCGGCGCGTCGGTCGAGGTGCGGATGGACTCCAAGCTCGTCGTCGAGCAGATGTCGGGGCGCTGGCGGATCAAGCACGCCGACATGAAGGTGCTCGCGGCCCAGGCGGCGGAGATCGCGCCGGCCGGTACGACGTACACGTGGGTGCCGCGGGCCGAGAACAGCCACGCCGACCGGCTGGCCAACGAGGCCCTGGACGGCGTGCGCGACGGGGTGACTCTCGCCTCCGGCCCGGTGCCCGGCGACGGTGTCCCCGACGAGCCCGAGTCCGCGGCCGAGGAGGCCTCCTCGCCGTCCTCCAGGCCCGGCGAGCCGACCACGATCGTGCTCGTCCGCCACGGCGTCACCCCGCACACGACCGGCCGCCGGTTCTCCGGCGGTCTCGGCGGCGACAACCCGGCGCTGTCCGAGGAGGGCCGCGCCCAGGCCGCCGAGGTGGCCGCGTGGCTGACCGAGCTGAAGGAGAGCATCGACGTCGTCGTGGCCTCGCCCGTCCGTCGTACCCGCGAGACGGCGGACATCGTCGCCGCCGCGCTGGGCCTGCCGGTCGAGGAGGAGCCCGGCTTCGCCGAGATGGAGTTCGGCGAGTGGGACGGCCTCACCTTCACCGAGGTCGCCGAGCGCGACAAGGAGCGGATGGAGGCATGGTTCGCCGACATGGCGACCCCTCCGCCGGGAGGCGAGTCCTTCGTCCAGGTCCGCGAGCGGGTGCTCGCCGGGCTCGAGCGGGTCCTGGAGGCGCACGAGGGCCGGACGGTGGTCGTGGTCAGCCACGTGACGCCGATCAAGACCCTCGTCGCGCACGCGATGGAGGCGCCGCTGGACGCGCTGTTCCGGATGGAGCTCGCACCCGCCGCCGTCTCCGTGATCGCGTTCTGGCCCGACCCGCGGACGGGGGAGAAGCGCGGGTCGCTGCGCTTCTTCAACGCGCTCGCGCCGGGCCGGCGGACGCTGCGGGACACCGGGCGCTGGTGA
- a CDS encoding zinc ribbon domain-containing protein, with the protein MNADPAAQLRLLDLQALDSQVDQLRHLRANPPQAAEIKELLGKRADVDGRLRDQRIVVDDLSLAQAKADADVEQVKARRTRDRERMDSGAIGDPKALERMQHELESLERRISTLEDEELEVMEQLEEAQSALGELTAAIEELDARLGELTTARDEKAAELDAEIAQVASGRDAITAELPADLLALYEKIRAAKGGTGVGALRARQCGGCQLALDAGELAEIRATPAETVIRHEECQRILVRTAESGL; encoded by the coding sequence GTGAACGCCGACCCCGCCGCCCAGCTCCGCCTGCTCGACCTCCAGGCGCTTGACTCCCAGGTCGACCAGCTCCGGCACCTGCGGGCCAACCCGCCGCAGGCCGCCGAGATCAAGGAGCTGCTCGGGAAGCGGGCCGATGTCGACGGCCGGCTGCGCGACCAGCGCATCGTCGTCGACGACCTCTCGCTCGCGCAGGCCAAGGCCGACGCCGACGTGGAGCAGGTCAAGGCGCGTCGTACCCGTGACCGCGAGCGGATGGACTCGGGCGCCATCGGGGATCCGAAGGCGCTGGAGCGGATGCAGCACGAGCTGGAGTCGCTGGAGCGCCGGATCTCGACGCTCGAGGACGAGGAGCTCGAGGTCATGGAGCAGCTCGAGGAGGCGCAGTCCGCGCTCGGTGAGCTGACCGCCGCGATCGAGGAGCTCGACGCCCGGCTCGGCGAGCTGACCACCGCCCGCGACGAGAAGGCGGCCGAGCTGGACGCCGAGATCGCGCAGGTGGCCTCGGGCCGCGACGCGATCACGGCCGAGCTGCCCGCCGACCTGCTGGCGCTCTACGAGAAGATCCGTGCCGCCAAGGGCGGCACCGGCGTCGGTGCGTTGCGGGCCCGCCAGTGCGGTGGCTGCCAGCTGGCCCTCGACGCCGGCGAGCTCGCCGAGATCCGGGCGACCCCGGCCGAGACCGTGATCCGGCACGAGGAGTGCCAGCGGATCCTGGTGCGGACGGCCGAGAGCGGCCTCTGA
- a CDS encoding Nif3-like dinuclear metal center hexameric protein: MPALKDVVDLLHGWYPPATADSWDAVGLVYGDPAQQVRKVLLAVDPSPAVAEQAADWKADLLVVHHPLFLKPVNGFAATSPKGRTLHTLAKADCALLTAHTNADQAVGGVSESLALALGLTDLEPIIPAPGGPRDKLTVFVPADAAAPVRAAIAEAGAGRIGDYDFASFTSAPGEGRFRPLDGANPMVGTIGQLETVEEVRVEAVLERSVRTAVVRAMLAAHPYEEPAYDVSELADPGLAGTGTGRIGTVAQATLREFAEHVAAVLPATAHGVRVAGDGDRPVRRVAVCGGAGDFLLDRVAGLGVDAYVTSDLRHHPAAEFVEKGGPALVDVAHWAAESTWLPVLAERLHDALGDALETRVSDIVTDPWTMHL, from the coding sequence ATGCCTGCGCTCAAGGACGTCGTTGACCTGCTCCACGGCTGGTACCCGCCCGCGACCGCCGACTCCTGGGACGCCGTCGGGCTCGTGTACGGCGACCCGGCCCAGCAGGTGCGGAAGGTGCTGCTCGCCGTCGACCCCTCGCCCGCGGTCGCGGAGCAGGCCGCGGACTGGAAGGCCGACCTGCTCGTCGTCCACCACCCGCTGTTCCTCAAGCCGGTCAACGGGTTCGCCGCGACCAGCCCGAAGGGCCGCACGCTGCACACCCTCGCGAAGGCCGACTGCGCGCTGCTGACCGCGCACACCAACGCCGACCAGGCCGTGGGCGGCGTCTCGGAGTCGCTGGCGCTGGCGCTCGGGCTCACCGACCTCGAGCCGATCATCCCCGCGCCGGGCGGCCCGCGGGACAAGCTGACGGTGTTCGTGCCCGCCGACGCCGCCGCCCCCGTGCGCGCCGCGATCGCCGAGGCCGGCGCCGGCCGGATCGGCGACTACGACTTCGCGTCCTTCACCAGCGCCCCCGGCGAGGGTCGCTTCCGGCCGCTCGACGGCGCGAACCCGATGGTGGGGACGATCGGCCAGCTGGAGACCGTCGAGGAGGTGCGCGTCGAGGCCGTCCTCGAGCGCTCGGTCCGCACGGCGGTGGTCCGCGCGATGCTGGCCGCCCACCCCTACGAGGAGCCCGCGTACGACGTCAGTGAGCTCGCCGACCCGGGCCTGGCCGGGACGGGGACCGGCCGGATCGGCACCGTCGCGCAGGCGACGCTGCGGGAGTTCGCCGAGCACGTCGCGGCGGTGCTCCCGGCGACCGCCCACGGCGTACGCGTGGCCGGCGACGGCGACCGCCCGGTCCGCCGCGTGGCGGTCTGCGGCGGCGCGGGCGACTTCCTGCTCGACCGGGTCGCGGGGCTCGGCGTCGACGCCTACGTGACCAGCGACCTGCGCCACCACCCGGCGGCGGAGTTCGTCGAGAAGGGCGGCCCGGCGCTGGTCGACGTGGCCCACTGGGCGGCCGAGTCGACCTGGCTCCCGGTCCTCGCCGAGCGCCTCCACGACGCGCTCGGCGACGCTCTCGAGACCCGGGTGAGCGACATCGTCACCGATCCTTGGACAATGCACCTGTGA
- a CDS encoding nitrite reductase: MAPAATTRSRPDRCPGIVHPWPADDGGLVRIRVPGGQVSTAALRALAEVAEEYGDGRVRVTGRANLQLRAMPLDAGDRLAAPALEALEATGLLPSRAHDRVRNVLASPQTGLAGGHADLRPVVTALDALLLDDPELAGLPGRFLFTLDDGRGDLADRHKDLGLVALDAGSAQLRVGEGYGAVVDLRDAAGSLAGLARDFLAARGTGPAAAWHVDELPAPLVAPVPAEPAGVVHAPALGYGEVPGGEHVRVGDDGLDLPTIAGWSATTVVVTPWHGVLIPTSASLEEGP, from the coding sequence TTGGCCCCAGCAGCCACCACCCGCAGCCGGCCGGACCGCTGCCCCGGCATCGTGCACCCCTGGCCCGCCGACGACGGCGGGCTGGTCCGCATCCGCGTGCCCGGCGGCCAGGTGTCGACCGCGGCCCTGCGCGCGCTGGCCGAGGTCGCCGAGGAGTACGGCGACGGGCGGGTCCGCGTGACCGGCCGGGCCAACCTGCAGCTGCGGGCGATGCCGCTCGACGCCGGCGACCGGCTCGCCGCCCCCGCCCTCGAGGCGCTCGAGGCGACGGGGCTGCTGCCCTCGCGGGCCCACGACCGGGTGCGCAACGTCCTCGCCTCCCCGCAGACCGGCCTCGCCGGCGGCCACGCCGACCTGCGGCCCGTCGTGACCGCGCTCGACGCGCTGCTCCTCGACGACCCGGAGCTCGCCGGCCTGCCCGGCCGCTTCCTGTTCACCCTCGACGACGGCCGCGGCGACCTCGCCGACCGGCACAAGGACCTCGGCCTGGTCGCGCTCGACGCCGGCAGCGCCCAGCTCCGCGTCGGCGAGGGGTACGGCGCCGTGGTCGACCTGCGCGACGCGGCAGGCTCGCTCGCCGGGCTGGCCCGCGACTTCCTCGCCGCGCGCGGCACGGGGCCGGCGGCCGCGTGGCACGTCGACGAGCTGCCCGCGCCGCTCGTGGCGCCGGTCCCGGCCGAGCCGGCGGGCGTCGTACACGCGCCGGCGCTGGGGTACGGCGAGGTCCCCGGCGGCGAGCACGTCCGGGTCGGCGACGACGGCCTCGACCTCCCGACCATCGCCGGCTGGAGCGCGACGACCGTGGTCGTCACGCCCTGGCACGGCGTGCTCATCCCGACGTCGGCTTCCCTGGAGGAGGGCCCATGA
- a CDS encoding precorrin-8X methylmutase, whose amino-acid sequence MTELTAPPRRYDYIADGPAIYVDSFATIRRESDLSLVPADAEKVAVRMIHGSGQTDLVKDLVVHPRLVEAARGALDSGAPILCDARMVAMGITAGRLPADNPVHCFLTDERVPALAKEWSTTRTAAAVSLWEPLLEGSVVAIGNAPTALFHLLEMILDGGPRPAAIVGCPVGFIGAAESKDALAAFADDHGIDIPFVTVRGRRGGSAMASSAVNALAQEEE is encoded by the coding sequence ATGACCGAGCTGACCGCTCCCCCGCGCCGCTACGACTACATCGCCGACGGGCCGGCGATCTATGTCGACTCGTTCGCGACGATCCGCCGCGAGTCGGACCTCTCGCTGGTGCCGGCCGACGCCGAGAAGGTCGCCGTCCGGATGATCCACGGCAGCGGGCAGACCGACCTGGTCAAGGACCTGGTCGTCCACCCCCGCCTCGTCGAGGCGGCGCGCGGTGCGCTCGACTCCGGAGCGCCGATCCTCTGCGACGCACGGATGGTCGCCATGGGCATCACCGCCGGCCGGCTCCCCGCCGACAACCCGGTGCACTGCTTCCTCACCGACGAGCGGGTGCCGGCGCTGGCCAAGGAGTGGTCGACCACCCGCACCGCCGCTGCGGTGTCACTGTGGGAGCCGCTGCTGGAGGGCTCGGTCGTCGCGATCGGCAACGCCCCGACCGCGCTCTTCCACCTGCTCGAGATGATCCTCGACGGCGGCCCGCGCCCGGCCGCGATCGTCGGCTGCCCGGTCGGCTTCATCGGCGCCGCCGAGTCCAAGGACGCGCTCGCCGCCTTCGCGGACGACCACGGCATCGACATCCCGTTCGTCACCGTCCGCGGGCGCCGCGGCGGCTCCGCGATGGCGTCGTCGGCGGTCAACGCCCTCGCCCAGGAGGAGGAGTAG
- the cobJ gene encoding precorrin-3B C(17)-methyltransferase encodes MAGSFHVVGIGPGDPELITRKAERLIGAASVVAFHAGVRKESHARRIAAHLVPADAVEEELRYPVTTGTTDHPGGYVGALADFYDDCEARLAVHLEAGRDVVLLAEGDPLFYGSSMYLVDRFRDRFAVDVVPGVPAFAAATATIPAPLVRQDDVLTVLPGTLPEPELARRLADTDGAVIMKLGRTFPAVRSALEQAGRLEGAMYVERASQPEERWLPVAEVDEASVPYFSLIVVPGDSARPATAARLRAAEPAPVVEEVPQRPSRDPRAAELLVIGLGPGPDGWLTPEATAALAEVQHVVGYAPYVNRVPQRPGLQRHASGNTVEVDRARFALDLALRGERVAVVSGGDAGVFGMAAAVFEAAADPAHPEHASVPVRVLPGVSAIQAVAARAGAPIGADFAVMSLSDRLKPWPVVERRLRAVAEADLVLGIYNPASRSRREQVVETQKILLEHRSPDTVVVVGRDVGRAEESLTVTTLGGLDTDAIDMKCLLIVGASYTRVEPNGTVWTPRWVE; translated from the coding sequence GTGGCCGGCAGCTTCCACGTCGTCGGCATCGGGCCGGGCGACCCCGAGCTGATCACCCGCAAGGCCGAGCGCCTGATCGGTGCCGCCTCGGTGGTGGCCTTCCACGCGGGCGTCCGCAAGGAGTCGCACGCGCGCCGGATCGCTGCACACCTGGTCCCCGCGGACGCGGTCGAGGAGGAGCTGCGCTACCCCGTCACGACGGGCACGACCGACCACCCGGGCGGGTACGTCGGCGCGCTGGCCGACTTCTACGACGACTGCGAGGCCCGGCTCGCCGTCCACCTCGAGGCCGGCCGCGACGTCGTACTCCTGGCGGAGGGCGACCCGCTCTTCTACGGCTCGTCGATGTACCTCGTCGACCGCTTCCGCGACCGCTTCGCCGTCGACGTCGTCCCCGGGGTGCCGGCCTTCGCGGCCGCCACCGCCACCATCCCGGCGCCGCTGGTGCGACAGGACGACGTCCTGACCGTGCTCCCCGGCACCCTGCCCGAGCCCGAGCTCGCCCGCCGCCTCGCCGACACCGACGGCGCCGTGATCATGAAGCTGGGCCGCACCTTCCCCGCCGTCCGCTCCGCACTGGAGCAGGCCGGGCGGCTGGAGGGAGCGATGTACGTCGAGCGCGCCTCCCAGCCCGAGGAGCGGTGGCTGCCCGTCGCGGAGGTCGACGAGGCGTCGGTGCCGTACTTCTCGCTCATCGTCGTGCCGGGTGACTCGGCGCGGCCGGCGACGGCGGCCCGCCTCCGCGCGGCCGAGCCCGCCCCGGTGGTCGAGGAGGTCCCGCAGCGACCGTCACGAGACCCCCGGGCCGCCGAGCTCCTCGTCATCGGCCTCGGCCCCGGCCCCGACGGCTGGCTGACCCCCGAGGCCACCGCCGCACTGGCCGAGGTCCAGCACGTGGTCGGCTACGCGCCGTACGTCAACCGCGTCCCCCAGCGCCCCGGCCTCCAGCGCCACGCCTCCGGCAACACGGTCGAGGTCGACCGGGCCCGGTTCGCGCTCGACCTCGCCCTGCGCGGCGAGCGGGTCGCGGTGGTCTCCGGCGGCGACGCCGGGGTCTTCGGGATGGCTGCCGCGGTCTTCGAGGCGGCGGCCGACCCGGCCCACCCCGAGCACGCGAGCGTCCCGGTGCGGGTGCTGCCCGGCGTGAGCGCGATTCAGGCGGTCGCCGCTCGTGCCGGCGCGCCGATCGGCGCGGACTTCGCGGTGATGAGCCTGTCGGACCGGCTCAAGCCGTGGCCGGTGGTGGAGCGGCGGCTGCGGGCCGTCGCCGAGGCGGACCTGGTGCTCGGCATCTACAACCCGGCCTCGCGCTCGCGCCGCGAGCAGGTCGTGGAGACGCAGAAGATCCTGCTCGAGCACCGCTCCCCCGACACCGTGGTGGTCGTGGGCCGCGACGTCGGCCGCGCCGAGGAGTCGCTGACCGTGACCACGCTCGGTGGGCTCGACACGGACGCCATCGACATGAAGTGCCTGCTGATCGTCGGCGCCTCCTACACACGCGTGGAGCCCAACGGCACGGTCTGGACGCCCCGGTGGGTCGAGTGA
- the cbiE gene encoding precorrin-6y C5,15-methyltransferase (decarboxylating) subunit CbiE, giving the protein MGGVKVTVVGVGADGHLPPASLALVTGAEVLLGGERHLGLVPPVEGQERRPWPRPLSSLASFLGEYDGRRVVALASGDPLVSGIGTTLIRLLGADAVDVVPAVSSVALARARMGWSAEESTVVTLVGRDPAALRRELVAGARILVLSSDETTPMTVAELLDTEGFDDTRMTVLGDLGSDDEFRYTSRPTDFGAWSGPLPRLNVIAVEVPATEDDLNSWATGVPDHLFEHDGQLTKRDVRASALSRLAPRPGQLLWDIGAGAGSIGIEWLRAHPRTNAVAVEVDPERAARIARNAESLGVPRLWVVEGRAPDALADLPQPHAVFVGGGATAPGLLDLCRERLAPHGRLVAHGVTLETEQLLVAAFHAHGGELTRLSVEHVTPLGGRFTGWTPARAVTQWAWTKETA; this is encoded by the coding sequence ATGGGCGGAGTGAAGGTGACGGTCGTCGGCGTCGGCGCCGACGGCCACCTCCCGCCCGCGTCGCTGGCTCTCGTCACCGGCGCCGAGGTCCTCCTCGGCGGCGAGCGCCACCTCGGCCTGGTCCCTCCGGTCGAGGGCCAGGAACGCCGCCCGTGGCCGCGCCCGCTGTCGTCGCTCGCCTCCTTCCTCGGTGAGTACGACGGCCGGCGGGTCGTCGCGCTGGCCTCGGGTGACCCCCTGGTCTCCGGGATCGGTACGACGCTCATCCGGCTGCTCGGCGCCGACGCGGTCGACGTCGTACCAGCGGTGTCGTCGGTGGCGCTCGCGCGGGCCCGGATGGGCTGGTCCGCGGAGGAGTCGACGGTGGTGACGCTGGTCGGGCGCGATCCCGCGGCGCTGCGGCGCGAGCTGGTCGCGGGAGCGCGGATCCTGGTGCTGTCGTCCGACGAGACGACCCCGATGACCGTGGCCGAGCTGCTGGACACCGAGGGCTTCGACGACACCCGGATGACGGTCCTGGGCGACCTCGGCTCGGACGACGAGTTCCGCTACACGAGCCGGCCGACCGACTTCGGCGCGTGGTCCGGGCCGCTGCCCCGGCTCAACGTGATCGCGGTCGAGGTGCCCGCCACCGAGGACGACCTCAACTCGTGGGCGACCGGCGTCCCCGACCACCTCTTCGAGCACGACGGCCAGCTCACCAAGCGCGACGTCCGCGCCAGTGCACTGTCGCGGCTCGCGCCCCGCCCCGGCCAGCTGCTGTGGGACATCGGGGCCGGCGCCGGCTCGATCGGCATCGAGTGGCTGCGCGCCCACCCGCGCACCAACGCGGTCGCGGTCGAGGTCGACCCGGAGCGCGCCGCCCGGATCGCCCGCAACGCGGAGTCGTTGGGCGTCCCACGGCTGTGGGTCGTCGAGGGCAGGGCGCCCGACGCGCTCGCCGATTTGCCGCAGCCGCACGCGGTCTTCGTCGGCGGCGGTGCCACGGCGCCCGGGCTGCTCGACCTGTGCCGCGAGCGCCTCGCACCCCACGGTCGGCTCGTCGCGCACGGCGTGACCCTGGAGACCGAGCAGCTGCTGGTCGCCGCCTTCCACGCGCACGGCGGCGAGCTCACCCGCCTGTCGGTCGAGCACGTGACGCCGCTGGGCGGACGCTTCACCGGCTGGACGCCCGCGCGCGCGGTGACCCAGTGGGCCTGGACGAAGGAGACCGCATGA
- a CDS encoding cobalt-precorrin-4/precorrin-4 C(11)-methyltransferase encodes MTVHFVGAGPGAADLITLRAASLLGVADVVLFPGTYIDMAVLSHCRDDADLVDTQELDLDRITAVMVEAHAADRDVVRLTSGDPSLYSALHEQTRRLDAAGVPWDVTPGVPAYAAAAAIVGRELTVPLVAQSVVLTRTQARSTAMPERESLAAFAATGATLVLHLAITRTRELMAEVAPFYGEDCPVAVVSRASQPEELVLRGTVATVPALVEEAGLRQAAVILVGPALASASDAESYLYSTERVARKERLR; translated from the coding sequence ATGACGGTGCACTTCGTGGGCGCCGGTCCCGGCGCCGCCGACCTGATCACCCTGCGGGCGGCCTCGCTGCTCGGCGTCGCCGACGTGGTCCTCTTCCCCGGCACCTACATCGACATGGCCGTCCTGTCGCACTGCCGCGACGACGCCGACCTCGTCGACACCCAGGAGCTCGACCTCGACCGGATCACGGCGGTGATGGTCGAGGCGCACGCGGCCGACCGGGACGTCGTACGACTGACGTCGGGCGACCCGTCGCTCTACTCGGCGCTGCACGAGCAGACCCGCCGCCTCGACGCGGCCGGGGTGCCGTGGGACGTCACCCCCGGCGTCCCCGCCTATGCCGCTGCGGCCGCGATCGTCGGGCGCGAGCTCACGGTGCCGCTCGTCGCGCAGTCCGTCGTGCTCACCCGGACCCAGGCCCGCTCGACGGCGATGCCGGAGCGCGAGTCGCTGGCGGCGTTCGCTGCCACCGGCGCCACGCTGGTGCTGCACCTGGCGATCACCCGGACCCGCGAGCTGATGGCCGAGGTCGCGCCCTTCTACGGCGAGGACTGCCCGGTCGCCGTCGTGTCCCGGGCCTCGCAGCCCGAGGAGCTCGTGCTGCGCGGCACGGTCGCCACCGTGCCGGCGCTGGTCGAGGAGGCGGGCCTGCGCCAGGCGGCCGTGATCCTCGTCGGTCCGGCGCTCGCCTCCGCGTCGGACGCCGAGTCCTACCTCTACTCCACCGAACGAGTCGCCCGGAAGGAGCGTCTGCGATGA